The following coding sequences are from one Parafrankia discariae window:
- a CDS encoding helix-turn-helix domain-containing protein, with the protein MPAGLPGTSLTRLPRAAVLAAADARLHAGLLGNYLEVLASAADSGRRLSRAELDVFRALGQAAAESGASLPALVDLYLSATWRIWPSLPAVRQADRAARDLGRTPPAILDGGALPAAPDGRPPAAAHAAHAEHAEHARQSQQSQRAEGAGDPTDLSGLTVGAVSRTRAAASAVLRASDDAVAAVCEGYERARAARARSEEAMRRELVDDLLTGTSELGPLLERAAAFGLRLEAPHVVLVAAGGRRFLDGRAVVRGIEEALRAQCPTEPLVATKDGLLVCVVPQETDLTRPVPPAETITPGDNTAPDGRPADRPLDGSPDGSVGGSTRAGVTSVSDPAAGRHHPGHHPVHHPVHARPDGGSGHPRVDRPALDRETARPRVTAPRGRRRMDPPGPGDAGFAPLPAFSPVGAAPSTAIKAVTGRLAVEPELVWRLGVSRPRSGVAGVRIGYEEARNAVELAGRLRLDGQVVHADDLLIYKVLLRDREPLEELVDAVLSPLRAARGGAGPLIETLDAYFATGGVALAAARRLHLSVRALTYRLDRIHALTRHDPTSPTDRYVLQTAVLGARLLGWEGAAR; encoded by the coding sequence ATGCCAGCCGGGCTGCCCGGCACCAGCCTCACCCGGCTGCCCCGGGCCGCGGTGCTCGCGGCGGCCGACGCCCGCCTGCACGCCGGCCTGCTGGGCAACTATCTGGAGGTGCTCGCCTCGGCGGCTGACAGCGGCCGGCGGCTGTCCCGCGCCGAGCTCGACGTCTTCCGGGCGCTCGGCCAGGCCGCCGCCGAGTCCGGCGCCTCCCTGCCGGCGCTCGTCGACCTCTACCTCTCCGCCACCTGGCGGATCTGGCCGTCGCTGCCCGCCGTCCGCCAGGCCGACCGGGCCGCGCGCGACCTGGGACGGACACCGCCGGCGATCCTGGACGGGGGGGCGCTGCCGGCCGCCCCGGACGGCCGGCCGCCGGCCGCCGCCCACGCCGCCCATGCCGAGCACGCCGAGCACGCGCGGCAGTCCCAGCAGTCCCAGCGTGCCGAGGGCGCCGGTGATCCCACGGATCTCAGCGGGCTGACCGTCGGGGCGGTCTCGCGCACCCGCGCGGCGGCGTCGGCCGTCCTACGGGCCAGCGACGACGCGGTCGCGGCGGTGTGCGAGGGCTACGAGCGGGCCCGCGCGGCCCGGGCGCGCTCGGAGGAGGCGATGCGCCGCGAGCTGGTGGACGACCTGCTCACCGGTACCTCCGAGCTCGGGCCGCTGCTCGAGCGGGCCGCCGCGTTCGGGCTGCGGCTGGAGGCGCCGCACGTCGTGCTGGTCGCGGCGGGCGGGCGGCGCTTCCTGGACGGGCGGGCGGTCGTCCGCGGCATCGAGGAGGCGCTGCGCGCCCAGTGCCCCACGGAGCCCCTGGTCGCGACCAAGGACGGGCTGCTCGTCTGCGTCGTCCCGCAGGAGACCGACCTGACCCGGCCCGTCCCCCCCGCGGAGACGATCACGCCGGGCGACAACACCGCACCGGACGGCCGCCCCGCCGACCGACCGCTGGACGGGTCGCCGGACGGTTCGGTGGGCGGGTCGACCAGGGCCGGGGTGACCAGCGTGAGCGATCCCGCGGCGGGCCGTCACCACCCCGGGCACCATCCCGTCCATCACCCCGTGCACGCCCGGCCGGACGGCGGCTCCGGGCACCCGCGGGTCGACCGGCCGGCGCTCGACCGGGAGACCGCCCGCCCGCGCGTCACGGCGCCGCGGGGCCGGCGCCGGATGGACCCGCCCGGCCCCGGCGACGCCGGGTTCGCGCCGCTGCCGGCGTTCTCCCCCGTCGGTGCCGCGCCGTCCACCGCCATCAAAGCGGTCACCGGGCGGCTGGCGGTGGAGCCGGAGCTCGTGTGGCGGCTGGGGGTCAGCCGGCCCCGCAGCGGGGTCGCCGGCGTGCGCATCGGCTACGAGGAGGCCCGCAACGCCGTCGAGCTGGCCGGGCGGCTGCGGCTGGACGGCCAGGTCGTCCACGCCGACGACCTGCTCATCTACAAGGTGCTGCTCCGCGACCGGGAGCCGCTGGAAGAGCTCGTCGACGCGGTGCTCAGCCCGCTGCGGGCGGCGCGGGGCGGTGCCGGGCCGCTGATCGAGACGCTCGACGCCTACTTCGCGACCGGCGGCGTGGCGCTCGCCGCGGCCCGCCGGCTGCACCTGTCGGTGCGCGCGCTCACCTACCGGCTCGACCGCATCCACGCGCTGACCCGGCACGACCCGACCTCACCGACGGACCGCTACGTCCTGCAGACCGCCGTGCTCGGCGCCCGGCTGCTCGGCTGGGAGGGCGCCGCGCGCTGA
- a CDS encoding peptidase M50 has translation MSTKDGSRPTALPPIAVRPGLFVSVAVVTVVLGALTLPATVPNRPAFAYFSGGVLGAGLLVAILLGADLARAAAARRAGITVTGITLGAFGSRLGLTPARGRSVDRGGAGLSSGAGPASGAGDPGTPVTGDALTPVTGDAVADAAIARAGLMVTALAGTVLVAVGALAPGGTLALVGELALWVGTFALLVTVVDLLPAPRSAGGRILAARVLRRTGDEAAAGAAVARAGVITGWTLIVFGVAAVFLVGLVGLWAILLGWLALGTSRLAQTQERASAALRGVFVRDVMTPAPEPLSSWKTVAAALDETVLPSRGSVFGVRDFAGPLVGVALLRDLAAVPADDRGLARVSRVTIPLDRVATARPEEPLAAVASRLARRPAAGVIVVVADGPDGWPVMVGTVGPGELARALETTPLPGRVVTPAGFGRRRR, from the coding sequence ATGTCCACGAAGGACGGCTCCCGCCCCACGGCGCTGCCGCCGATCGCGGTCCGCCCGGGCCTGTTCGTGTCCGTGGCGGTCGTGACGGTCGTGCTCGGCGCCCTCACTCTCCCCGCCACCGTGCCGAACCGCCCGGCCTTCGCCTACTTCAGCGGGGGCGTGCTCGGCGCGGGTCTGCTCGTCGCGATCCTGCTCGGGGCCGACCTGGCCCGTGCCGCCGCCGCGCGCCGGGCCGGGATCACGGTCACCGGGATCACCCTCGGCGCCTTCGGGAGCCGGCTGGGCCTCACCCCCGCACGTGGCCGCTCGGTCGACCGGGGCGGCGCCGGCCTGTCGAGCGGTGCCGGCCCGGCGAGCGGTGCCGGTGACCCCGGCACCCCGGTGACCGGTGACGCCCTCACCCCGGTGACCGGTGACGCGGTCGCCGACGCCGCGATCGCCCGCGCGGGCCTCATGGTGACGGCCCTGGCCGGGACGGTGCTGGTCGCCGTCGGCGCGCTCGCCCCCGGCGGAACGCTCGCCCTGGTCGGCGAACTGGCGCTCTGGGTCGGCACGTTCGCCCTGCTCGTCACCGTCGTCGACCTGCTGCCCGCGCCGCGCAGCGCCGGCGGGCGGATCCTCGCCGCCCGGGTGCTGCGCCGTACCGGTGACGAGGCGGCCGCGGGCGCGGCCGTGGCCCGCGCCGGGGTCATCACCGGGTGGACCCTGATCGTCTTCGGTGTGGCGGCCGTGTTCCTGGTCGGGCTGGTCGGCCTGTGGGCGATCCTCCTCGGCTGGCTCGCCCTCGGGACGTCCCGGCTCGCGCAGACGCAGGAACGCGCCTCTGCCGCGTTGCGGGGGGTCTTCGTCCGTGACGTGATGACGCCCGCCCCGGAGCCGCTGTCGTCCTGGAAGACAGTCGCCGCCGCGCTGGACGAGACCGTGCTGCCGTCCCGCGGCTCGGTGTTCGGGGTCCGGGACTTCGCCGGTCCGCTGGTCGGCGTCGCCCTGCTCCGTGATCTCGCCGCGGTACCCGCGGACGACCGCGGCCTGGCCCGGGTGTCCCGGGTGACCATCCCGCTGGACCGGGTCGCCACCGCCCGGCCGGAGGAGCCGCTCGCCGCGGTCGCGTCGCGGCTGGCCCGCCGGCCCGCCGCCGGTGTGATCGTCGTCGTCGCCGACGGCCCGGACGGCTGGCCCGTGATGGTGGGCACCGTGGGCCCGGGAGAACTGGCTCGG